From Clostridia bacterium:
CTGTACGTGGGTTACTTTACGAAGTGGGGCGACGGCGGCGTCGACCTGCTTCCCATCGGCCACCTCGTGAAGACCGAGGTGCGCCTGCTCGGCCGGGCGCTCGGCTTGCCGGCCGCGATCGTGGAGCGCACGCCGTCCGCCGGGCTGTGGGAAGGCCAGAGCGACGAGGCCGAGATGGGCTTCACGTACGAGGAATTGGACGCTTACATTCGAAGGGGCGCGTCGGCCGTCGCGCCGGAGGTCGCGGCGAGGATCGCCGAGATGCACCGGCGCAGCGAGCACAAGCGTCACATGCCGCCGACGCCGGACGACGTTTCCTGAGGCGGAGTCGAACATCCATCGTCGTTGAGGGAGGTTGGGCGCGATGGCCGGTCACTCCAAGTGGCATAACCGCATGCATCGCAAGAGCCGCCAGGACGCGAAGAAGGGCGCGCTCTACTCCAAGATGTCGAAGGAGATCATGGCGGCCGCCAAGGCCGGAGGCCCGGATCCGGCCGCCAACACCCGGTTGAAGATCGCCATCGAGCGGGCCAAGGACGCGGGCGTGCCCGCCGAGAACATCGAGCGGGCGATTCGCCGCGGCGCCGGCCTCGAGGAAGGCATGAACCTCGAGGCGGTCACCTATGAAGGCTACGCGCCGGGCGGTGTGGCCGTGCTCATGGAGATCCTCACCGACAACCGCAACCGCACCGCGAGCGAGATCCGGCACCTCTTCAGCCGGCACGGGGGGAGCCTCGGCGAGTCGGGATGCGTCGCCTGGATGTTCGAGCGCAAGGGACTGCTCGTGATCGACCGGCAGGCGACGCCCGTGGACGAAGAGGAGTTGCTCCTGCACGCGGCGGAGGCGGGCGCGGAGGACGTGCGCGTCGAGGACGACTCGTTCCAGATCGTCACCGCGTACGACGACTTCCAGGCGGTCAAGGACGCGCTTGAGGCGCAGGGCTACGTGTTCGCCGACGCGGAGCTCACCATGCTGCCGACCACGGAAGTGCAGCTGGAAGGCAAGACGGCGCAGCAGGCGCTGAGCTTGATCGAGGCCCTGGAAGACCACGACGACGTGCAGAACGTGTACACGAACCTGAGCATCTCAGACGAAGAGCTCGCGAAGCTCGAGGCGTGACGATGCCGCACTTCAGGATCCGTGGCGTCGTCGAGGGGTTCTACGGCCGCCCGTGGACGCCGCGCGATCGGCGGGAAGTCGTCACCTTCATGAAGCAGCGCGGCTTCAACGAATTCGTCTACGCGCCGAAGGACGACCCGTACCACAGGAAGCGCTGGCGGGAGCCGTACCCCAAGGTCGAGATGATCACGTTCGACGACGTCCTCGCCTACCTGCAGCACGGGGACGTCCGCTTCGTGTTCGGGCTGAGCCCGGGCCTGGACATCGTGTACAGCGACCCGGACGACGAAGCCGCCATCTGGCGGAAGTGGGACGTGCTGTGGGAACGCGGGGTGCGGCGCTTCCTTCTCGCGCTGGACGACGTCGACCCCGTCCTGCGGCCGGCGGATGTCGCCGTCTACGGGGAGGGTCCGGCGGCGCTGGGCCGCGCGCAGGGGGAGCTCGTCGCGCGCCTTTGGCGGGCGGGCCGCGAGCGCGACCCGGAGTTTCGCCTGTACTTCTGTCCCACGGAGTACCACGGGACGGAGGCGACCCCCTACCGTGCCGCGCTGGCGGCCACGGTGCCGGCCGAAGTCCCCATCATCTGGACGGGGCCGAAGGTCGTCTCGCCGACGATCACCGTGGACGACGCCCGCGCCATCACGTCCGTGCTTGGACGCCCGCCGCTCATCTGGGACAACTACCCGGTGAACGATTTCCGTCCGGAGCGGCTGTTCCTCGGCCCGATCCGCGGCCGCGAGCCCGGACTCGCGGAGGCGGCGCTCGGCGTCTGGGTCAACCCGATGACGGAGGCTACGGCGTCCGAACTAGCGCTGCACACGTGGGATCTCTTCCTCGGCTCGCCGGAGACGTACGAGCCGCAAGCCGCGTGGGAGGACGCGGCGCGGGCCATCGGGGGGCGCCACGCGTGGGAGGCGCTGCTGCGCTTCGCGGCGCTCAACCAATCCAGCCGCCTGTGGCCGGATGAGGCGCCCCGGTTGCGAGCGGCCCTGGACGCGTTGTGGAGCGCCGTCGAGGCCGCCGACGCCCGCGCCTTCGACACGGCTTGCGACGATCTCGATCGCACCCTGGCGGCGCTTGCGGAGATCGCGCCCGCCTTGGAGGCCCACCTGCCGCGGCGCGACCTCTTCGGCGAGCTGCGGCCGTGGCTGGAGCGGCTTGCTGCGGAGGTCGACCTCGCCCGGCGTGCGCTGGAAGCGCTGCGGCAGCGGGACGGCGCCGCGGCGGGCGCCTTGCGCGAACGCTTGGACGGCCTCCCCGGAGGCCATCTCGTCGCGGAAGGCATGATCGGTGACTTCGTCCGGCGCGTCGCCGACCATCTCCAGTCGCAGGGGACGCCGCGCCAGGGTACATAACCGGAGGATGGGCCGGGCATCCTAACCAGCCTGGGAGGGATGCCCAGTGGCCCCAGCCGCACGCTGGTTCGCCGTGGCCCTGGTGAGTTTCATGCTCGGCGGCGCGGTGGGCGGCGTCGTGATGCGCTCGCTGGACGCCCGGCAGCAGGCCGCCGGCCGCGCCGCGCCGCCGGCCCGCACGGTGGCGCAGGAACAGGCGGCGCCGCGCATTTCGGCCGAGACGGTCGTCGTGACGCGCACGACGTACACCCAGGGAGACTGCCGCCAGACGCTTGAGGAGTCGAATCCCGCGCCGGCCGAGTGGATCGGGCTCACGCGGCCGGACCTGGAACGGCGTTACCCTGACGCCGTCATCGACACGTTCACGCCCGAGCGGGTCGTCATCACCCGCAGCGCGGTGGGCTGCCCGTACCGCGGGCGCACGATCCTGCTCCGCCAGGGCCGCGTGGGGGTCTATTACGGAACGCCGAACGACCTCGGCCCGCTTCAGAGGGAGACGGACATCACCGCCGACCAGTTGACGGACAAGGATCGCGCCCGTCTTGAGAACGGCGTGGTGGTGTCGACGGACGAGGAAGTCGACGCCCTGCTGGAAGGCTTGCAGCACTGACCGAAGGACGAGAGGAAGTGGGCGGCGAACCAGGGCGCGGAGGGGATCGCCGTGCTGCGCCGCCTGGCGTTTGTCGAACTGGCGGTGGACGACTGGGACGCCGCCGTGCGGTACTACCGTGACGTGATCGGTTTGCGCTTGGTCCACCATGACGCGGATCGTCGATGGGCTCTCTTCCAGCTGCCGGCCGGCGACGCCGGCGTCGCCGTGTTCCAGCGCGCAGCCGGGAAGCCGGACGTGGCGCTGACCTTTGAGTGCTCCGACCTGGATGCGACCGCGGCGGAGTGGATCGGCCGCGGCGCTCGGCCGCTCGGCGAGCCGACGACCAGTCCCGAAGGCTACCGTCTGATCCGCTTCGTCGACCCGGCGGGACGCCGGCTGAACCTGTTCGAGTTCGCGGACGGCGACGCTGCACGGTGAGCACGGCGTCGAAAGGTGACCGCGGAGCGCCGGGAGACGCCGCCCGGCCCCCCCGGGGCCGGGCGGCCGGCGGCGGGCAGCGCCGTCAGTACGCCGGGTAGGCCACGTCCATGTCGTAGAGGTTTCCGTACTGTCCTCCCCAGTGGATCTTCAACGTGTAGGTGCCGGCCGCCGGCAACGTCCCGTGCACCAGGGGGATCGACGGCACGGCCGAATAGCCCGTCGTCAGGCATCCGCTCATGACGACGGCGCCGTCCGGCGCGTAGATGCCCCAACACGCGTTGGACGTCACGGAGAGTTGCTGGATCGTCACCTCTCCCGGCGCGGCGTCGAACGTGAACACGGTGTCGTACACGTTCGGCCAGTGGACCCACCCCCGCGTGACCCCGCTCAGCCTGAGGTGCTTGGTCCTCGCGGCCGGCGGATCCTGCACGGAAAGGGTCGCCTGGCCCGTCAACGCGTCCTGGCCCAGGTGGAACCCGTCGCCGGAGAGCACGATGTCGACCGTGCCGCGGGCAGCCGTCACGGACGTCACGGCCGTGCCGTTGGCGTCCGTCGTGGCCTGTACCGGGTCGAAGCGCGCCGTGTCGTTGGAGGACGCGAAGGTCACCGGCACGCCCGGGGTGGGGTTGCCGTAGCGGTCGACCAGGTCGACCTCGAGCCGCACCGGCTCGCCCGGCGTGATGTGGTCGCCTCCCGCGCGGATCGTCGCCGCTGCCGGCTGTCCGGGCAGGAACCGAACGACGGTCGTGAACGCATGGTCGTCGCGGCCGTCCGCGTACGGCCCGCGCACGTACACGGTGAGCGTGACGTCCTCGGCCTCCGTGTCGGTCACCGCAAGGGTGGTGGATCCGTTCAGCGGCCCGCCGGGAGCGTTCGCGCTGGAGGGGACGCGGACGCCGGATTCTTCAAGGGACGTCTCCACGGTGGCACCGGCTGCGGGCAGGCCGTAGTCGTCCCAGACCTGCACGCGCAGCGCGGCACCCTCGTCGCCGGCCTGCGCAACCGGCGACGAAAGGTCGAAGGACGCGTGGGTCGGCTCGTGGAGGGCGGAACCCGTCGTGAAGTGGAAGGTGTAGGTGAAGGCCTCCGCGGCGCGGGCGCGGGGCGAGTGAAGGGCCGCCTTGACGCGGAGTTCCACCGTGTGTTCGGCGTAGCGCTCCAGGAGAGGGTGCGCGACCCTGATCACGGCCTTATCCTTGTCATAGGCGGCGTCCACCCGGCTGCCGTCGAGCCAGACGCCGAAGTGGCCGGATTCCAGCTGTTGACGGAACTGCCGGAAGAGGTGATCGTGGCGGTCGAAACCGATTTCGATCGGCGCGTCCGGACGCACGCCGACCGCCCCGTCTACAGGGGTGGTCCGGGACACCGGGAGCCGGTGCCGGGTCTCCGTGTGGGCCAGCGACCCCGAAGCGGCGGCGGGCGCGGTCCATGTCAGGGCCGTCGCGAGGCTGACCAGGACGAGGGCGGCCACCCTCGTCCGGCGCCAGATGCGGTTGCGCGTCATGCGCGATCTCCTTTCGAACGTCGGATCGGTCGGAGCGCTCCGGCCGTCATGATAGTGGCAAATACTGGCAACCTCTAGACCGAACGGGCGTGCGGCGGGCGGACGTGTTCCGGGTCCGCTTCTCCGGTCGAACGCGCGTTCGTGGATTGGGGAGGGAGTCCAGGGCGGCGGGTCGAACCTGACTCCGGAAGGGATCGGGCGAATTGCGCGTACTTGGAATTGACCCCGGCACGGCTCTCCTCGGCTACGGCGTCGTGGAGGCGGAGGGCGGGCGCCTGCGTGCCCTCGAGCAGGGCGTGGTGCGCACGTCGGCGCAGGAGGCTGTCCAAGAGCGGTTGCTCGCCATCCATGACACGCTTCAGGGCGTCGTGGACCGGTGGCAGCCACAGCTCCTTTCGGTGGAGCAGGTGTTCTTCCGGCAGAACGTCACCAGCGCCCTCTCCGTGGGCCAGGCCCGGGGCGTGGTGCTCCTGCTCGCCGCGCGGGCCGGGATGGACGTGGCCGAGTTCCCGCCGCACGCGGTGAAGATGGCCGTCACCGGCGTCGCGAGGGCGGACAAGTCCCAGGTTCAAGAGATGGTCCGGCTCCTGCTCGCCTTGCCGGCGACGCCGCATCCGGACGACGTCGCGGACGCCCTCGCCGTCGCCATTTGCGGGGCGCATCATGCTCTGAACCCGCTGGCGCGCGCGGGGTGGCGCCGGTGATCCATCATCTGCGGGGCCGGATTGCTCACAAGGAAGCTGGCTTTTGCGTGGTCGAGGTGCACGGGGTCGGGTACCAGCTGGCCGTCCCGGCGTCCACGCTCACGGTATTGCCGGCCGTCGGGCAGGACGTGACGCTGTATACGCGCCTGCTCGTCCGCGAGGACGACGTGTCGCTCTTCGGCTTCGCCACGCTTGAGGAACGGCATCTCTTCAACCAGCTGCTGTCGGTGGCGAGCATCGGCCCGAAGCTGGCGCTGGCCGTGCTCGGCCTGGGCGTGGAGTCCCTTCGAAGGGCGGTCGCCACCGGGGACGACGCCCTCCTGCAATCCGTGCCCGGCGTCGGCAAGAAGACGGCCCAGCGGATCGTGCTGGAGTTGCGCGACAAGCTGGGCGCACATGAAGAGACGACGGCCCGCGCGGACGGTGCGACGCCGCCGGCCGACCCCTACCGTGAGGCGGCGGCGGCGCTCGTCGCGCTCGGCTACGGCCCGGCGGAGGCCGCGCAGGCCGCGGCCTCCGTGCGCCTTGATGGCGCCGAGCCGGACGTGGCCACCATCGTGCGGGAGGCGCTGAAGCGGCTCGCGTCCGGAATCGCGTAACCCGAGAGAAACGGGGAATGGTATGGGCAGGGAAGAGGAACGGCTGATCAGCCCGGCGCAGCGGGACGAGGACCGCCTCCTCGAGCGCTCGCTGCGCCCGAAGACGCTCGCGGAGTTTCCGGGCCAGGAGAAGGTGAAGGAGAGGCTGTCCATCTTCGTCGCAGCCGCCCGCGCGCGCAGGGAAGCGCTGGACCACGTGCTCCTCTACGGTCCGCCGGGCCTGGGGAAGACGACGCTCGCCCACATCGT
This genomic window contains:
- a CDS encoding YebC/PmpR family DNA-binding transcriptional regulator; amino-acid sequence: MAGHSKWHNRMHRKSRQDAKKGALYSKMSKEIMAAAKAGGPDPAANTRLKIAIERAKDAGVPAENIERAIRRGAGLEEGMNLEAVTYEGYAPGGVAVLMEILTDNRNRTASEIRHLFSRHGGSLGESGCVAWMFERKGLLVIDRQATPVDEEELLLHAAEAGAEDVRVEDDSFQIVTAYDDFQAVKDALEAQGYVFADAELTMLPTTEVQLEGKTAQQALSLIEALEDHDDVQNVYTNLSISDEELAKLEA
- a CDS encoding beta-N-acetylglucosaminidase domain-containing protein; translated protein: MPHFRIRGVVEGFYGRPWTPRDRREVVTFMKQRGFNEFVYAPKDDPYHRKRWREPYPKVEMITFDDVLAYLQHGDVRFVFGLSPGLDIVYSDPDDEAAIWRKWDVLWERGVRRFLLALDDVDPVLRPADVAVYGEGPAALGRAQGELVARLWRAGRERDPEFRLYFCPTEYHGTEATPYRAALAATVPAEVPIIWTGPKVVSPTITVDDARAITSVLGRPPLIWDNYPVNDFRPERLFLGPIRGREPGLAEAALGVWVNPMTEATASELALHTWDLFLGSPETYEPQAAWEDAARAIGGRHAWEALLRFAALNQSSRLWPDEAPRLRAALDALWSAVEAADARAFDTACDDLDRTLAALAEIAPALEAHLPRRDLFGELRPWLERLAAEVDLARRALEALRQRDGAAAGALRERLDGLPGGHLVAEGMIGDFVRRVADHLQSQGTPRQGT
- a CDS encoding Ig-like domain-containing protein → MTRNRIWRRTRVAALVLVSLATALTWTAPAAASGSLAHTETRHRLPVSRTTPVDGAVGVRPDAPIEIGFDRHDHLFRQFRQQLESGHFGVWLDGSRVDAAYDKDKAVIRVAHPLLERYAEHTVELRVKAALHSPRARAAEAFTYTFHFTTGSALHEPTHASFDLSSPVAQAGDEGAALRVQVWDDYGLPAAGATVETSLEESGVRVPSSANAPGGPLNGSTTLAVTDTEAEDVTLTVYVRGPYADGRDDHAFTTVVRFLPGQPAAATIRAGGDHITPGEPVRLEVDLVDRYGNPTPGVPVTFASSNDTARFDPVQATTDANGTAVTSVTAARGTVDIVLSGDGFHLGQDALTGQATLSVQDPPAARTKHLRLSGVTRGWVHWPNVYDTVFTFDAAPGEVTIQQLSVTSNACWGIYAPDGAVVMSGCLTTGYSAVPSIPLVHGTLPAAGTYTLKIHWGGQYGNLYDMDVAYPAY
- the ruvA gene encoding Holliday junction branch migration protein RuvA, which gives rise to MIHHLRGRIAHKEAGFCVVEVHGVGYQLAVPASTLTVLPAVGQDVTLYTRLLVREDDVSLFGFATLEERHLFNQLLSVASIGPKLALAVLGLGVESLRRAVATGDDALLQSVPGVGKKTAQRIVLELRDKLGAHEETTARADGATPPADPYREAAAALVALGYGPAEAAQAAASVRLDGAEPDVATIVREALKRLASGIA
- a CDS encoding BofC C-terminal domain-containing protein — encoded protein: MAPAARWFAVALVSFMLGGAVGGVVMRSLDARQQAAGRAAPPARTVAQEQAAPRISAETVVVTRTTYTQGDCRQTLEESNPAPAEWIGLTRPDLERRYPDAVIDTFTPERVVITRSAVGCPYRGRTILLRQGRVGVYYGTPNDLGPLQRETDITADQLTDKDRARLENGVVVSTDEEVDALLEGLQH
- a CDS encoding VOC family protein, whose translation is MLRRLAFVELAVDDWDAAVRYYRDVIGLRLVHHDADRRWALFQLPAGDAGVAVFQRAAGKPDVALTFECSDLDATAAEWIGRGARPLGEPTTSPEGYRLIRFVDPAGRRLNLFEFADGDAAR
- the ruvC gene encoding crossover junction endodeoxyribonuclease RuvC, with protein sequence MRVLGIDPGTALLGYGVVEAEGGRLRALEQGVVRTSAQEAVQERLLAIHDTLQGVVDRWQPQLLSVEQVFFRQNVTSALSVGQARGVVLLLAARAGMDVAEFPPHAVKMAVTGVARADKSQVQEMVRLLLALPATPHPDDVADALAVAICGAHHALNPLARAGWRR